One window of Desulfovibrio sp. Fe33 genomic DNA carries:
- a CDS encoding 4Fe-4S binding protein — protein sequence MSEKRHVIDARRCKACGLCVDNCPKEVLALGSTINAQGYNYVYQKNPEKCVLCDICGIVCPDVAIGVVVE from the coding sequence ATGAGTGAGAAGCGTCATGTCATTGATGCCCGCCGCTGCAAGGCCTGCGGGCTTTGCGTGGACAACTGCCCCAAGGAAGTCCTGGCCCTCGGGTCCACGATCAACGCCCAGGGATACAACTACGTCTACCAGAAGAACCCCGAAAAGTGCGTTCTCTGTGATATCTGCGGCATAGTGTGCCCTGACGTTGCCATCGGCGTCGTCGTCGAATAG
- a CDS encoding 2-oxoacid:acceptor oxidoreductase family protein, with translation MLRKCMFSGSGGQGSALMAKMVCLGAIKENLKVVMTQTYGIEQRGGDSTAFVIVSDEAIGSPIVENDADIAVALSQSIYGNCLEGVVPGGKLFTNSSMVEQPSEVDGFDQILLPVSDTAVELGTVRCANMVMLGGVLAGTGLLKLETVEEVVRETMGSKKPQLVDLNINALRTGYDAVKKEMDNE, from the coding sequence ATGTTGCGTAAATGCATGTTTTCCGGATCGGGCGGTCAGGGCTCCGCGCTCATGGCGAAGATGGTCTGCCTCGGCGCCATCAAGGAGAATCTGAAGGTCGTCATGACCCAGACTTACGGTATCGAGCAGCGCGGCGGCGACTCCACGGCCTTCGTGATCGTCTCCGACGAGGCCATCGGAAGCCCCATCGTCGAGAATGACGCGGACATCGCCGTGGCCCTCAGCCAGTCCATCTACGGCAATTGCCTGGAGGGCGTGGTCCCCGGCGGCAAGCTCTTCACCAATAGCTCGATGGTGGAGCAGCCCTCCGAAGTCGACGGCTTCGATCAGATCTTGCTGCCCGTGTCCGACACCGCTGTGGAACTCGGCACCGTGCGCTGCGCCAACATGGTCATGCTGGGCGGCGTGCTCGCCGGAACCGGCCTGCTGAAGTTGGAGACCGTCGAGGAAGTGGTCAGGGAAACCATGGGTTCGAAGAAGCCCCAGTTGGTGGACCTGAACATCAACGCGCTGCGCACCGGCTATGACGCCGTGAAAAAGGAGATGGACAATGAGTGA
- a CDS encoding thiamine pyrophosphate-dependent enzyme: MENLSSKYGKTLNLDKLTSYCPGCGHGTVTRLVAEAIENLGIMERTVSIVGIGCGGFSHHYMDIDAIEATHGRSPSFAIGYKLARPDNIVFTYAGDGDTCAIGLGDLLHAANKGMPITTIMVNNTVFGMTGGQMSPTTLEGQVTTTTVGGRQVPHQGYPLLVPEMMRAMPGVKYLARESVATPKAIRKAKKSIQKAFECQIKGLGYAFVEIIVPCPTGLKMKVKDSYARCGNEMTDYFQPQVFKDETEQNDVA; the protein is encoded by the coding sequence ATGGAAAATCTCAGCTCCAAATACGGAAAGACGTTAAACCTGGACAAGCTGACCAGCTACTGTCCCGGTTGCGGACACGGCACGGTGACCCGTCTGGTCGCCGAGGCCATCGAGAACCTGGGCATCATGGAGAGGACCGTTTCCATCGTCGGCATCGGCTGCGGCGGCTTCTCCCACCACTACATGGATATCGACGCCATCGAGGCGACCCACGGCCGTTCCCCCTCGTTCGCCATCGGCTACAAGCTGGCCCGGCCGGACAACATCGTCTTCACCTACGCCGGTGACGGCGACACCTGCGCCATCGGCCTCGGCGATCTCCTGCACGCCGCCAACAAGGGAATGCCCATTACTACTATTATGGTGAACAACACCGTATTCGGCATGACCGGCGGACAGATGTCCCCCACCACCCTTGAGGGCCAGGTCACGACCACCACGGTCGGCGGCCGCCAGGTTCCCCATCAGGGCTACCCGCTCCTGGTGCCCGAGATGATGCGCGCCATGCCCGGCGTGAAGTACCTGGCCAGAGAGTCCGTCGCGACTCCCAAGGCAATCCGCAAGGCCAAGAAGAGCATCCAGAAGGCGTTCGAATGCCAGATCAAGGGTCTCGGCTACGCTTTCGTGGAAATCATCGTTCCCTGCCCGACCGGCCTCAAGATGAAGGTCAAGGATTCCTACGCGCGGTGCGGAAACGAGATGACTGATTACTTCCAACCTCAGGTCTTCAAAGACGAAACGGAGCAGAACGATGTTGCGTAA